In Leptospira saintgironsiae, one genomic interval encodes:
- a CDS encoding choice-of-anchor D domain-containing protein — MSSGYYRFIFIISALMGILPQLNCGGGHGTTLLPIFPSPSGIKGLHVSDSAGNRYSSGSTLSLGSVLVSSSSSNTLKIENDGSFTVTLTGSPDSVSKSGIHSSQYVIDSQPSSTSLADGDSSSFQISFQPSSVGVKSAYLIINSDDPNIGTYILYLKGTGTEAPAPAIQISEGSFNFIPNAQTNFYAPSGGTSSKTITIKNGGQQNLVISNISLGGTDAGLFSQNGSTVTISPKKTYTFTISFSPPSVSSFSAFISIDSNDPNIASYTIGLSGVGTSGNVPQISVTYSDNNNISRDISSSTGFSYSFGSVFPGVVSSSKTITIRNLGSSNLDLSGTPVTLSGTDPGEFTVTQPSVSSLAPNASATFLIKFSPTSVGSKSATVTLSTTNGKGGNSSSSVLAVSGAGGRRDIIVTWAHSKEHAVHMASGAYRVCYKKGSDFTAQGDSGVTCDADVVYAGDPYTPNYKTITVSSAGTWFIRVKSFSQFNATGSSFSKSIQATVSSPGY; from the coding sequence TTGAGTTCAGGTTATTATCGTTTTATTTTTATCATAAGTGCTTTGATGGGAATCCTTCCTCAATTAAATTGTGGAGGAGGTCATGGAACAACACTGCTTCCAATTTTCCCTTCTCCTTCCGGTATCAAGGGATTGCATGTTTCCGATTCGGCAGGGAATAGATATTCTTCCGGTTCTACACTTTCTTTAGGTTCTGTTTTAGTTAGTTCTTCTTCTTCAAATACTTTGAAGATTGAGAATGACGGAAGTTTTACAGTTACTCTGACAGGAAGTCCTGATTCAGTTTCTAAAAGTGGGATCCACTCTTCTCAGTATGTGATCGATTCACAACCTTCGAGTACTAGTTTAGCGGATGGAGATTCTAGTTCGTTCCAAATTAGTTTTCAGCCTAGTTCGGTCGGTGTAAAATCTGCATATTTGATCATCAATTCGGATGATCCAAATATAGGTACATACATTCTATATTTGAAAGGAACAGGTACAGAGGCTCCTGCTCCAGCTATTCAGATTTCGGAAGGTAGTTTTAATTTTATCCCGAATGCGCAGACGAACTTTTATGCTCCATCTGGTGGGACTTCTTCTAAAACGATTACTATCAAAAATGGCGGACAACAAAATTTAGTAATTTCTAATATTTCTCTCGGCGGGACGGATGCTGGTTTGTTCAGTCAGAACGGTTCTACTGTTACCATCTCTCCTAAAAAAACGTATACATTTACAATTTCTTTTAGCCCGCCTTCTGTTTCTTCATTCTCTGCTTTTATCTCAATCGATAGTAATGATCCGAATATTGCAAGTTATACAATTGGTTTGTCCGGAGTAGGAACTTCTGGAAATGTTCCTCAGATCTCGGTAACGTATTCTGATAATAATAATATTTCCAGAGATATTTCAAGCAGCACTGGATTCTCTTATTCTTTCGGAAGTGTTTTTCCTGGAGTTGTGTCATCTAGTAAAACAATTACGATCCGTAATTTAGGAAGTTCTAATTTAGATCTGTCTGGAACTCCTGTAACATTAAGTGGAACAGATCCAGGAGAATTTACTGTAACTCAACCTTCTGTTTCTAGTCTTGCTCCAAATGCCTCTGCCACGTTCTTGATCAAATTCAGTCCTACAAGCGTGGGCTCCAAATCTGCTACTGTTACTTTGAGTACCACCAATGGAAAAGGTGGAAATTCTTCCAGTTCTGTTTTGGCTGTTTCCGGTGCAGGGGGAAGAAGGGACATTATTGTAACTTGGGCACATTCTAAAGAGCACGCAGTCCATATGGCATCTGGCGCTTACAGAGTTTGTTATAAAAAAGGTTCAGACTTTACTGCACAAGGGGATTCTGGTGTGACCTGCGATGCAGATGTAGTGTATGCGGGTGATCCATACACCCCAAATTATAAAACGATTACAGTAAGTTCCGCCGGGACTTGGTTTATTCGAGTGAAATCATTTTCTCAATTTAATGCAACGGGGTCTTCATTTTCCAAGTCGATCCAGGCAACAGTAAGTTCTCCAGGGTATTAA
- a CDS encoding choice-of-anchor D domain-containing protein, whose translation MKRSTTFFLKSILTLVILFSFVNCPKGGGKGPLLLPPGETAETPSPDPTIRVYKGSGTVTSVPDSSTESLGSVKITESSTARVFTIQNNGELALNLTSTPIIAKTGAEAAQFTVDQSSTDNVLDPGETTEFTVTFSPSGSTGTKSAQLQIASNDPNTPIFILNLSGTANPAPAPDIQVKRGSTTFTSGSSVHTFTSVQENTSGTAVSFTINNIGDASLNLGTINLTGANSNQYSLDVSGTSSTVAASGSTTFSVTFSPTSTGTKTATITIPSDDAGTPNYTFGLSGVGNPTPVPEMNVQRVTGSVNIADGSGSFDFGSQVENVTGSAIQFRIQNLGTASLSLTGSPVVEITGTNSDQFEVTVQPSSTSIASSGNTTFSVRFVPTSTGAKTASISIANNDSDENPYNFTITGTGTPTPVPEINVKQASTSIASSGTYSGIADTRIGTTSGTTTFTVENTGTATLSLSGSPRVVVGGTDSSMFSVASQPSATVAASGTSTFTVTFSPTSTGAKAATLTIANNDSDESSYVINLSANGTEPSAPCFDISTGTKSANDAIFGSTYESSNISLTTGTAFPTALFYADQASAGSSSLMYAYYYATAAESTGFYGRDGIGTTVITGMWPYGRNTSEFLYKDFGTGSLSFTPSTSVTALVALDSFTSFATANASYRVVRSCSPSLLEEQSFTSTTGTTSTSGLSKVWTYRKKMKVNLIFVQGTYPTYTVAGVQEAVDRVTSIYGQNSVKIDLQFSATSISAAEFQDISDLSDDTGTVSGSLTKLYVSNPGSAQAADSLNIYITASESEVGGVLGIASGIPGLPGVTGTKKAGMIVFLEAHRTSGTAGSALSAGDLTFMGDTIAHEAGHFLGLFHTNERGGYDSSVVSSVANWPFGVYNKDAMSDTPFCNKSNDSNTDGMVSISECSGTGFTNSGASNLMFWAGDGVTSQTQLTGEQGWLLRLNPLAY comes from the coding sequence ATGAAACGGTCTACGACATTTTTTCTCAAGAGTATCCTAACTCTTGTTATTCTTTTCTCCTTCGTAAATTGTCCGAAGGGTGGAGGAAAGGGGCCTTTGCTTTTGCCACCTGGTGAAACTGCAGAAACTCCTAGTCCTGATCCTACCATTCGAGTTTATAAAGGAAGCGGTACGGTAACTTCGGTTCCGGATAGCTCTACCGAAAGTTTGGGAAGTGTAAAAATTACGGAAAGTAGTACTGCACGAGTTTTCACGATCCAAAATAATGGTGAGTTGGCTTTAAATCTTACAAGTACTCCTATCATCGCAAAAACAGGAGCAGAAGCTGCACAGTTTACTGTGGATCAATCAAGTACTGATAATGTTTTGGATCCTGGAGAAACTACTGAGTTCACGGTAACTTTTTCTCCATCTGGATCAACCGGTACTAAATCAGCTCAGTTACAAATCGCATCTAACGATCCGAACACTCCTATATTTATTTTGAATTTGAGTGGCACTGCAAATCCTGCACCTGCTCCTGATATCCAAGTAAAAAGAGGATCTACTACTTTTACTAGTGGATCAAGCGTTCATACTTTCACAAGTGTTCAAGAGAATACTAGTGGAACTGCAGTATCCTTTACGATCAATAATATCGGAGATGCTAGTTTAAATTTAGGTACTATCAATCTAACCGGAGCAAATTCTAACCAGTATAGTTTAGATGTAAGCGGAACGAGCAGCACTGTTGCAGCTTCGGGTTCGACAACATTCTCAGTAACATTCTCTCCAACCTCTACCGGAACAAAAACTGCTACGATTACTATCCCAAGTGATGATGCAGGAACTCCGAATTATACTTTCGGTCTTTCCGGAGTAGGAAATCCGACTCCTGTTCCTGAAATGAACGTCCAAAGAGTTACAGGTTCTGTAAATATCGCAGACGGAAGTGGTTCTTTCGATTTTGGAAGTCAGGTGGAGAATGTTACTGGTTCTGCGATCCAATTCCGGATACAGAACTTAGGAACTGCCTCTCTAAGCTTAACCGGATCTCCAGTTGTAGAAATTACAGGCACGAATTCGGATCAGTTTGAAGTTACTGTTCAGCCTAGTAGTACAAGTATTGCTAGTTCTGGGAATACTACATTCTCTGTTAGATTTGTTCCTACTTCTACCGGTGCAAAAACTGCATCTATTTCAATAGCGAACAATGACTCAGACGAAAATCCATATAATTTCACGATTACGGGTACTGGAACTCCAACACCTGTTCCTGAAATTAACGTGAAGCAAGCTTCTACAAGTATAGCAAGTTCAGGAACTTATTCTGGCATTGCTGATACAAGGATTGGTACTACCAGCGGGACGACTACATTCACAGTAGAAAATACTGGAACTGCAACCTTGAGCCTGAGCGGAAGCCCTCGTGTGGTTGTGGGTGGAACAGATTCGTCTATGTTTAGTGTTGCCTCTCAACCTTCTGCTACCGTTGCTGCGAGTGGAACATCAACATTCACAGTTACGTTCTCGCCTACTTCTACCGGAGCAAAAGCTGCAACCTTAACGATTGCAAATAATGACTCCGATGAAAGTAGTTATGTGATCAATTTGTCCGCAAACGGAACGGAACCAAGCGCTCCTTGTTTCGATATTAGTACTGGAACAAAATCCGCGAACGATGCGATCTTCGGAAGTACTTACGAAAGTTCCAATATTTCCCTAACTACAGGAACTGCTTTCCCGACAGCTTTATTCTATGCTGATCAAGCAAGTGCGGGATCCAGTAGTTTGATGTATGCATACTACTATGCAACTGCTGCAGAAAGCACTGGTTTTTATGGTAGAGATGGAATTGGAACTACAGTAATCACTGGTATGTGGCCTTATGGTAGAAATACTTCTGAATTCTTATATAAAGATTTCGGGACAGGTTCTCTGTCATTCACGCCAAGCACTAGTGTTACAGCGTTAGTTGCTTTGGACTCGTTTACAAGTTTTGCGACTGCAAACGCGAGTTATAGAGTAGTTCGTAGCTGTAGTCCTTCTCTATTGGAAGAGCAATCATTCACTTCCACTACAGGAACTACGAGCACAAGTGGACTTTCTAAAGTTTGGACATATCGTAAGAAGATGAAGGTAAACTTGATCTTCGTGCAAGGAACTTACCCAACTTATACAGTTGCGGGAGTCCAAGAGGCTGTTGACAGAGTGACTTCTATATACGGACAGAATTCAGTTAAGATCGATCTTCAATTCTCTGCAACTTCTATTAGCGCAGCTGAATTCCAAGATATATCTGATCTGAGTGATGATACCGGAACAGTATCTGGATCTCTCACCAAACTTTATGTTTCTAATCCTGGAAGTGCGCAAGCAGCTGACAGTTTAAATATCTATATCACTGCAAGCGAAAGTGAAGTAGGTGGAGTATTAGGTATTGCATCTGGAATCCCTGGTCTTCCTGGTGTAACAGGAACGAAGAAGGCGGGTATGATCGTGTTCTTGGAAGCGCATAGAACTTCTGGAACAGCAGGATCAGCCCTTTCTGCGGGAGATCTAACGTTTATGGGAGATACTATTGCTCATGAAGCTGGGCATTTCCTTGGGTTGTTCCACACAAACGAGAGAGGTGGATATGATAGTTCTGTTGTTTCTTCGGTAGCCAATTGGCCGTTCGGAGTTTACAATAAGGACGCTATGTCTGACACTCCATTCTGCAATAAGTCGAATGATTCAAATACAGATGGAATGGTATCTATCAGTGAGTGTAGCGGTACTGGTTTCACTAATTCTGGAGCATCAAATCTAATGTTCTGGGCAGGGGACGGAGTTACATCTCAGACACAACTTACAGGCGAACAAGGTTGGCTATTAAGACTTAACCCGTTGGCTTATTAA